Proteins encoded by one window of Desulfomonilia bacterium:
- a CDS encoding 2Fe-2S iron-sulfur cluster-binding protein — MEKVKVIIDGREFEALKDTPVLQVAHENGVYIPHLCHNEEISNSGGSCRVCLVEAHQGGRMRMVTSCNYPVRKGLEIKTDTEFVHKIRKGVLELLLARTPDAEAIQKLAAAEGITEPRFKKDEGEDNRYKCIACSLCTQVCEDVVGVSAISMQNRGGDKKPGTPFKKPATTCIGCGACAYACPTGAISLKEKDGVRRIWQQDFPMIRCSVCDRPYIPEKQVEWIVKTTGKERSFFDKCPDHR; from the coding sequence ATGGAAAAGGTGAAAGTAATAATTGACGGAAGAGAGTTCGAGGCGCTGAAAGATACCCCGGTACTCCAGGTTGCACATGAAAACGGTGTTTACATCCCGCACCTCTGCCACAACGAGGAAATTTCGAACAGCGGCGGCTCATGCAGGGTCTGCCTTGTCGAAGCGCATCAGGGCGGAAGGATGCGCATGGTGACATCGTGCAACTATCCGGTGAGAAAAGGCCTCGAGATAAAAACCGATACCGAGTTTGTCCACAAGATCAGAAAGGGCGTTCTCGAACTGCTGCTTGCCCGTACTCCCGATGCCGAAGCAATCCAGAAACTTGCGGCAGCAGAGGGCATCACCGAGCCGCGCTTTAAAAAGGACGAGGGAGAAGACAACCGCTACAAGTGCATCGCATGCTCGCTCTGCACTCAGGTCTGCGAGGATGTAGTCGGCGTATCCGCCATCTCGATGCAGAACAGGGGAGGCGATAAAAAGCCCGGCACGCCTTTCAAAAAGCCGGCTACAACATGCATAGGCTGCGGTGCATGCGCGTACGCCTGCCCGACAGGCGCGATAAGCCTCAAGGAAAAGGACGGCGTGCGAAGAATCTGGCAACAGGACTTCCCGATGATCAGATGCAGCGTCTGCGACAGGCCATACATCCCTGAAAAACAGGTGGAGTGGATTGTAAAGACGACAGGCAAGGAGCGCTCATTCTTCGACAAGTGCCCCGACCACAGATAG
- a CDS encoding deaminase: protein MNKKAEFTTKHINASTIILGFTGPIGGGSTYISKGINKEYSKYKYYKLSDVIRESLKNKGNTTPTVNELQTEGDELRKKHGSSCLIKKLLEKIESDAQIETINGIVIDGIKNEGEVKTLREFPYFFLFSVHADQSIREKRCTDENRFESSDLFFQADKRDQEEELEYGQQVKLCNELSDVIIINNETIPKANIRKKSRFIHEIYDDYIKVIENLREGKETPDRIPSVDELCMAMAYTLTKRSSCIKRKVGAIIIDTCVPLEEFDKINQDDRAMHPPQVVASGYNEVPIGSYPCRYEPSIEKCYRDSLQEIHATKFNYCPSCGKKIDIEVECYRCNKKYKKYLKYCTNCNSEITSPIICKKCKTDIFKEFLPGSKETPGKLLDMCRALHAEENALLTLLNTNRRVIGDLVLYVTTQPCNLCANKIVSAGIKRVCFAEPYLMKESADILKKGKVDLKRFQGVKSSAYFKFYR from the coding sequence ATGAATAAAAAAGCTGAATTCACAACAAAACACATAAATGCTTCAACAATAATACTTGGGTTTACAGGACCAATTGGTGGAGGTTCAACTTATATTTCTAAAGGAATCAATAAGGAATATTCCAAGTATAAATATTATAAGCTTTCAGATGTAATTAGAGAAAGTTTAAAAAACAAGGGGAACACAACACCCACTGTCAATGAATTACAAACAGAAGGTGACGAACTAAGAAAAAAACATGGTAGTTCTTGCTTGATAAAAAAGTTGCTTGAAAAAATTGAAAGCGATGCTCAAATTGAAACAATAAATGGTATTGTAATTGATGGTATCAAAAATGAAGGTGAAGTAAAAACATTAAGGGAATTTCCATATTTCTTTCTTTTTTCTGTACATGCTGACCAATCAATACGGGAAAAAAGATGTACTGATGAAAACAGATTTGAGAGTTCTGATTTGTTTTTTCAAGCAGACAAACGAGATCAAGAAGAAGAACTTGAATATGGTCAGCAAGTAAAATTATGCAATGAATTATCAGATGTCATTATTATAAATAATGAAACAATACCAAAAGCTAATATTAGAAAAAAATCACGATTTATACATGAAATTTATGATGACTACATTAAAGTAATAGAAAATTTAAGAGAAGGTAAAGAGACACCAGACAGAATACCTTCAGTTGATGAATTGTGTATGGCTATGGCATATACTCTTACAAAAAGATCGAGCTGTATTAAAAGAAAAGTTGGTGCAATTATAATAGATACTTGTGTACCATTAGAAGAATTTGATAAAATCAATCAAGATGATAGGGCCATGCATCCGCCGCAAGTAGTTGCATCGGGTTACAATGAAGTACCTATAGGGTCATATCCATGTAGGTATGAACCTTCTATTGAGAAGTGTTACCGAGACAGTTTACAAGAAATACATGCGACAAAATTTAATTATTGTCCATCATGTGGAAAAAAAATTGATATCGAAGTAGAGTGTTATAGGTGTAATAAAAAGTACAAAAAATATTTAAAATATTGTACCAATTGTAATAGTGAAATCACTAGTCCAATTATTTGTAAAAAATGTAAGACAGATATCTTTAAGGAATTTCTGCCAGGTAGTAAAGAAACTCCCGGAAAGCTCCTTGATATGTGTCGAGCTTTGCATGCAGAAGAAAATGCCTTACTTACATTATTAAATACTAATAGGCGCGTAATCGGAGATTTGGTGCTTTATGTAACAACACAACCGTGTAATCTATGTGCAAATAAAATTGTATCAGCTGGTATCAAACGGGTTTGCTTTGCTGAGCCATACCTTATGAAAGAATCAGCTGACATATTAAAAAAAGGAAAAGTCGATTTGAAAAGGTTCCAAGGAGTTAAAAGCTCAGCATATTTTAAATTTTACCGATAA
- a CDS encoding M81 family metallopeptidase yields MRTRICIIFIFMAVFLAASASVQAQAAETPKYRIAIAEVLQETNSFSPVVTTEENFTAEGPILRGADIVPYSKKEKKELGGFIAAVEKLGKGEIEIIPLLKARSDSGGPVDRDLYEGFRKDITEGLKNAGRIDGVYLSLHGAMGVVGMRDPEGDLIAAVRSVVGNDVPVGVSHDLHACVTKQRAELATFIVGYHTNPHRDFYETGYKAGEIMIWTVRGEVKPVMTMRKMRLLKGGGMCIDFLSPMRKIFSRMDGMENETGVLSVSNFMVHIWLDDPELGWSTVVVTNGNKAQADKLADELADLDWSVRTVQPPKANTPEEAVKIAKSAWFARRFGTTVFCDSADAVGAGGPGENTWILKAIMENAPDLTSYIPVRDAMAASIAYEADLHDKLTLSVGGKLDRVYNAPVTFTGELVYKNKGMLGKTVILKDRGMYLILTEQPDATYHPEYFTDLGLNLWKADIVVVKNLFPFRYYFLMYNRKTVNVISPGTTSIDVFSLKYKNITRPVYPLDEIPTWRD; encoded by the coding sequence ATGAGAACAAGAATATGTATTATCTTCATTTTCATGGCGGTTTTTCTTGCAGCGTCTGCAAGTGTCCAGGCACAGGCGGCGGAGACGCCTAAATACAGGATAGCCATAGCCGAAGTGCTTCAGGAGACGAACTCGTTCTCTCCCGTCGTTACGACCGAAGAAAACTTCACTGCTGAAGGCCCGATACTCAGGGGCGCCGATATCGTTCCCTACAGCAAAAAGGAAAAGAAAGAGCTCGGCGGTTTCATAGCCGCCGTGGAAAAGCTGGGAAAAGGCGAAATAGAGATAATACCGCTGCTCAAAGCACGCTCCGACTCCGGAGGCCCTGTTGATCGCGACCTTTACGAGGGTTTTAGAAAGGACATTACGGAAGGGCTCAAAAATGCAGGCAGAATCGACGGCGTATATCTGTCGCTGCACGGTGCAATGGGAGTTGTGGGGATGCGCGACCCTGAGGGTGATCTCATCGCGGCTGTCCGCTCGGTCGTAGGCAATGACGTGCCTGTTGGCGTGAGCCATGACCTGCACGCATGTGTGACAAAACAGCGCGCGGAGCTTGCTACCTTCATAGTGGGCTATCATACCAATCCGCACAGGGATTTCTACGAAACCGGATACAAGGCCGGAGAGATAATGATATGGACAGTCCGCGGGGAAGTGAAGCCCGTGATGACGATGCGGAAGATGAGGCTGTTAAAGGGCGGCGGCATGTGCATAGATTTTCTTTCGCCCATGAGGAAAATATTCTCGCGTATGGATGGTATGGAAAACGAAACCGGCGTGCTGTCGGTATCGAATTTCATGGTGCATATATGGCTTGACGATCCTGAACTCGGCTGGAGCACGGTAGTCGTGACAAACGGCAATAAGGCGCAGGCAGATAAACTTGCCGACGAACTGGCCGACCTTGACTGGTCTGTCAGGACAGTACAACCGCCGAAGGCGAATACGCCTGAAGAGGCGGTGAAAATCGCTAAATCTGCCTGGTTTGCCCGAAGGTTCGGGACGACGGTCTTCTGCGACTCCGCCGACGCAGTAGGCGCTGGCGGTCCTGGCGAGAACACATGGATATTGAAGGCCATCATGGAAAACGCCCCGGATCTCACATCATATATTCCCGTAAGGGATGCGATGGCTGCTTCCATAGCATACGAGGCGGACCTTCACGACAAGCTCACGTTGTCCGTTGGAGGAAAGCTTGACCGTGTTTATAATGCCCCTGTTACGTTTACAGGCGAACTCGTTTACAAGAACAAGGGCATGCTCGGAAAAACCGTGATCCTTAAAGACAGGGGAATGTATCTTATCCTGACCGAGCAGCCGGATGCTACATACCATCCTGAATATTTCACCGACCTGGGCTTAAACCTCTGGAAGGCGGACATCGTTGTTGTAAAGAACCTCTTTCCGTTCAGGTACTATTTTCTCATGTACAACCGCAAAACCGTTAATGTCATCAGCCCCGGTACCACGAGCATAGATGTCTTCTCGTTAAAATATAAGAACATCACGAGGCCTGTTTACCCCCTTGACGAGATACCGACCTGGAGGGATTGA
- a CDS encoding MFS transporter — protein sequence MSRVKMSGRDITTLATLFVMTTLLFADQMIMSAILPELSKEYGARETTLGLIGSAFTLTGAFVSILFGYISDKGSRKTMLVLVIMIGEIPCIMTGIPYFTQSIGAFAALRLLSGIGLGGVYPVSYSVLADYFSEQHRSTAAAWMNTAWSVGTVLGVVLAGFLTNKYGWRISFILIGAPNIPIALFFALYAKEPARGRTEDALEDLIQKGLVYKQKINFRDFRIILRIKTNLYIFLQGIPGTIPWGILTYWAITFFQVYRHVSKEMATTVFLVIGIGSTLGGIFFAYMGEWLYKKSPKYMPMLCGIVVLIGIIPTAILVNLPVANFKLYLVLGFVTGFLIAVATANVPAMIMNVNRPEHRGTVFSVLNITGNLGNGLGPAIGGLLIPFGYLFVMNFAVSWWVLCGILLLAAAKYIIGDRDALHRLLEERAAEMEKGA from the coding sequence ATGTCCAGAGTTAAAATGAGCGGGCGCGATATCACAACGCTTGCTACTCTTTTCGTCATGACAACACTTTTGTTCGCCGACCAGATGATCATGTCGGCCATACTCCCCGAACTTTCCAAGGAGTATGGGGCGAGAGAGACGACACTCGGTCTGATCGGGTCTGCTTTCACGCTGACGGGCGCCTTTGTGAGCATATTGTTCGGCTATATTTCAGACAAAGGCTCCCGCAAGACCATGCTGGTGCTGGTCATAATGATCGGAGAGATACCCTGCATAATGACCGGTATTCCTTATTTCACACAGTCAATCGGGGCTTTCGCCGCGCTCAGGCTCCTTTCCGGTATAGGCCTCGGCGGTGTCTATCCGGTGTCGTATTCCGTGCTCGCGGATTATTTCAGCGAGCAGCACCGTTCGACTGCAGCGGCCTGGATGAACACGGCCTGGTCTGTAGGCACCGTACTGGGGGTCGTACTGGCAGGCTTCCTTACCAACAAATACGGCTGGAGGATATCATTCATACTGATAGGGGCGCCTAACATTCCGATTGCTCTCTTTTTCGCTCTGTACGCAAAGGAGCCTGCAAGGGGAAGAACCGAGGATGCGCTGGAAGACCTCATCCAGAAGGGCCTTGTGTACAAACAGAAGATTAATTTCAGGGATTTCAGGATCATCCTCAGGATTAAAACAAACCTCTACATCTTTCTTCAGGGAATCCCAGGCACCATACCCTGGGGAATCCTCACCTACTGGGCCATCACGTTTTTCCAGGTCTACCGCCATGTCAGCAAAGAAATGGCCACGACCGTCTTCCTGGTGATCGGGATCGGCAGCACGCTGGGGGGTATATTCTTTGCCTATATGGGCGAGTGGCTTTATAAGAAGTCGCCGAAATACATGCCGATGCTGTGCGGCATCGTGGTGCTTATCGGCATCATACCGACCGCAATTCTTGTCAACCTGCCGGTGGCCAATTTCAAGCTCTACCTGGTGTTAGGTTTTGTAACCGGCTTTCTCATTGCAGTGGCCACTGCGAACGTCCCTGCCATGATCATGAACGTCAACCGCCCTGAGCACAGGGGAACGGTATTCTCGGTTCTGAATATAACGGGAAACCTGGGCAACGGGCTGGGGCCTGCCATCGGCGGCCTGCTGATTCCTTTCGGTTATCTTTTCGTGATGAATTTCGCAGTATCCTGGTGGGTACTATGCGGAATCCTTCTTCTTGCCGCTGCAAAATATATAATAGGCGACCGCGATGCGCTTCACCGGCTGCTTGAAGAACGGGCGGCGGAGATGGAAAAGGGGGCTTGA
- a CDS encoding uroporphyrinogen decarboxylase family protein, producing the protein MKTNMVQWQKEIIENGRTMAFPLMSNMGAGLKGFSIKDAVTDSGKQASGIKAIAEAFDSCAFVTMMDLSVEAEAFGCEVNMRENEIPTVSNSIVADMASAESLKIPDPHSGRTSVYIKTAGLCAAEIARPVFGCLIGPFSLAGRLIDMTSIFLSLFQNPSMVHTVLEKCTAFLISYARAFKKAGAKGILMAEPAGSLISPAQCAEFSSAYIRKLVEELQDEYFTVILHNCGKTIKHVETMLSTGARAVHFGNAVDLSLIAPRIPPDRLFMGNLDPVSVFMSGSTQDVIDKTSSLLDAMSGYRNFIISSGCDIPPGTPRANFDVFFNTVSVYNKGRAKAFS; encoded by the coding sequence ATGAAAACAAACATGGTTCAGTGGCAGAAAGAGATAATTGAAAACGGCCGCACCATGGCCTTTCCCCTTATGAGCAATATGGGGGCTGGCCTTAAAGGCTTCAGCATAAAGGATGCGGTAACCGACAGCGGGAAGCAGGCTTCAGGCATAAAGGCCATTGCGGAGGCCTTTGACTCCTGCGCCTTTGTCACGATGATGGACCTCTCGGTCGAGGCCGAAGCGTTCGGTTGTGAAGTGAACATGCGGGAAAATGAAATCCCCACGGTGAGCAACAGTATTGTCGCTGACATGGCCTCTGCGGAAAGCCTTAAAATCCCGGACCCGCATTCCGGGAGGACCTCTGTTTATATAAAGACGGCAGGACTGTGCGCGGCTGAAATTGCAAGGCCCGTGTTCGGTTGTCTGATAGGGCCGTTTTCCCTTGCAGGCCGTTTGATTGACATGACGAGTATTTTTCTGAGTCTTTTTCAGAATCCCTCTATGGTTCATACGGTACTGGAAAAATGCACCGCGTTTCTGATTTCATATGCCCGGGCATTCAAGAAGGCGGGCGCAAAAGGAATTCTCATGGCCGAGCCGGCCGGAAGCCTCATCTCTCCGGCCCAGTGTGCCGAGTTTTCATCCGCATACATAAGAAAGCTTGTTGAAGAACTTCAGGATGAATATTTCACGGTTATCCTTCACAACTGCGGAAAGACCATAAAGCATGTGGAAACCATGCTTTCAACAGGAGCCAGGGCTGTGCATTTCGGAAACGCGGTCGATCTCAGCCTCATTGCACCCAGAATACCGCCCGACAGGCTCTTTATGGGAAACCTTGACCCGGTATCGGTCTTTATGAGCGGAAGCACTCAGGATGTTATAGATAAAACCAGCAGCCTGCTCGATGCCATGTCCGGCTACAGGAACTTCATCATCTCTTCCGGATGCGACATACCTCCGGGTACACCCCGGGCTAATTTTGATGTGTTTTTCAATACGGTATCGGTTTATAATAAGGGGCGTGCAAAGGCTTTTTCTTAG
- a CDS encoding corrinoid protein → MQVLEALCESVQKGKSKDTAELAAKALAEGVAPETILDKALIKAMEIVGEKYKNGEIFVPEMLIAARALNKALEILEPEMLKASVKAKGTILLGTVKGDLHDIGKNLVGIMFKGSGFNVIDLGTDVAVETFVAAAIEHKPDIIGLSSLLTTTMNYMQLIIEGVRKNGILSKVIVGGAPVTSEFAAKINADGYADNAASAVDLGKSLLRTA, encoded by the coding sequence ATGCAGGTTCTTGAAGCACTCTGCGAATCGGTGCAGAAAGGCAAATCAAAAGACACGGCAGAACTCGCCGCAAAGGCGCTGGCGGAAGGCGTAGCCCCTGAAACAATCCTTGACAAGGCCCTGATAAAGGCGATGGAGATCGTGGGCGAAAAGTACAAAAACGGTGAGATTTTTGTGCCCGAAATGCTCATCGCCGCACGCGCCCTGAACAAGGCCCTTGAAATACTTGAGCCCGAAATGCTCAAGGCCAGCGTAAAGGCAAAAGGCACCATTCTGCTCGGCACGGTAAAAGGCGATCTGCATGACATCGGCAAAAACCTTGTGGGCATAATGTTCAAGGGTTCTGGATTCAATGTCATCGACCTGGGCACGGATGTGGCAGTAGAGACATTCGTCGCGGCAGCCATAGAGCACAAGCCGGATATAATAGGTCTTTCATCGCTTCTCACCACAACCATGAACTACATGCAGCTTATCATCGAAGGGGTCCGCAAAAACGGAATACTTTCCAAAGTCATAGTAGGTGGAGCCCCCGTCACCTCCGAATTCGCTGCAAAAATCAACGCGGACGGTTATGCGGATAATGCCGCTTCAGCTGTTGACCTTGGAAAAAGCCTTTTAAGAACCGCCTGA
- a CDS encoding DUF6516 family protein — protein MKIWKVPVSQNRPSGFKYSLVYIVNGKRIIGYDNETGRGDHRHYEGAVEDYRFESAIQLVNDFKKDILNYMKKVKGESK, from the coding sequence ATGAAAATATGGAAAGTTCCGGTTTCTCAAAACAGACCTTCCGGCTTTAAATATTCTCTCGTCTATATTGTAAACGGGAAAAGAATTATAGGGTATGACAATGAAACAGGCCGGGGTGATCACCGGCACTATGAAGGCGCGGTTGAAGATTACAGGTTTGAAAGTGCTATACAACTTGTAAACGACTTTAAAAAAGACATCCTGAATTACATGAAAAAGGTTAAGGGAGAATCAAAATGA
- the trxC gene encoding thioredoxin TrxC — protein MGYKIFTCAHCGARNRVPENKSPNEAKCGKCHKSIGTRAEAKPVEVTDATFDWEVLNHPGVVLVDFWAPWCGPCRMMGPVIDELSVKYAGRVKFAKMNVDENRLIPSRYSIQSIPALMIFNKGEMVKSLIGARPRDELEAQLKIFIK, from the coding sequence ATGGGCTATAAAATTTTCACCTGCGCGCATTGCGGCGCCAGAAACAGAGTGCCTGAAAACAAAAGCCCTAATGAGGCAAAATGCGGCAAATGCCACAAATCCATAGGGACTCGGGCAGAAGCAAAGCCGGTTGAGGTGACGGATGCTACATTCGACTGGGAAGTGCTCAACCATCCCGGTGTCGTTCTTGTCGATTTCTGGGCCCCATGGTGCGGCCCTTGCAGGATGATGGGGCCGGTAATTGACGAACTCTCAGTCAAATATGCAGGCCGGGTCAAGTTTGCAAAAATGAACGTGGATGAAAACCGTCTTATACCGTCAAGGTATTCGATACAGAGCATACCCGCGCTCATGATATTCAATAAAGGCGAAATGGTTAAAAGCTTAATAGGGGCCCGGCCAAGGGATGAACTTGAAGCACAGCTCAAGATCTTTATAAAATAA
- a CDS encoding MBL fold metallo-hydrolase has translation MNKTDELFSSSFGKIKVIPGANSDRFPFSVTIFIDDDIKAVIDTGAGKKRLEALKRSYRINSVYNTHYHYDHINGNYLFNEAEIYLNDKEAVCFRDRRTLGAFLGIEEVYGRARVEAWIESIKNPETPPSPHSPLNNHEWWLSTSRISGEYKWGDVISFGKTTMHVIAAPGHSAGYSCMYFPDEGVLYAADIDLSDFGPWYGGSDGDIDMFIDSCRKLVQIDAGHIITGHEKGILTSREFKTGLVGYLGKIGKRDERIITALKKKPSTIEEIARQGHIYGRRFHVDEFIFMWEMIMVKKHIERLVRNEAAEFEGKVVYAL, from the coding sequence ATGAACAAAACAGATGAACTGTTCAGTTCTTCTTTCGGAAAAATAAAAGTCATTCCCGGAGCCAACAGCGACAGGTTTCCTTTCAGCGTCACCATTTTTATCGACGATGACATCAAGGCGGTGATCGATACAGGAGCAGGCAAAAAAAGGCTTGAGGCGCTCAAAAGATCGTACAGGATAAATTCAGTCTATAACACGCATTACCATTATGATCATATCAACGGAAACTATCTTTTCAACGAAGCCGAAATTTATCTTAACGACAAGGAGGCGGTTTGTTTCAGGGACAGGAGAACGCTGGGCGCTTTCCTCGGCATTGAAGAGGTTTACGGCAGAGCCCGGGTTGAAGCCTGGATAGAAAGTATCAAAAACCCTGAAACTCCGCCGAGTCCGCATTCACCTCTCAATAATCACGAATGGTGGCTCTCTACTTCGAGAATAAGCGGAGAATATAAATGGGGTGATGTCATCAGCTTCGGAAAAACAACCATGCATGTCATAGCAGCACCCGGCCATTCGGCCGGATACAGCTGCATGTATTTTCCTGATGAAGGGGTGTTATATGCGGCCGATATAGACCTCAGTGATTTCGGACCCTGGTACGGAGGCTCCGACGGCGATATCGACATGTTCATCGACTCATGCCGCAAGCTTGTCCAGATAGATGCAGGCCATATAATTACAGGCCATGAAAAGGGGATTTTGACATCCAGAGAGTTCAAGACCGGACTTGTCGGATATCTGGGAAAGATAGGCAAAAGGGATGAGCGGATCATAACGGCGCTTAAAAAGAAACCCTCAACCATAGAAGAGATAGCCCGGCAGGGACATATCTATGGCAGACGGTTTCATGTCGATGAATTCATATTCATGTGGGAAATGATCATGGTGAAAAAACACATCGAAAGGCTTGTCAGAAACGAGGCCGCAGAATTTGAAGGCAAAGTCGTCTACGCGCTTTAA
- a CDS encoding amidohydrolase — protein MKGTGHLYTGGDIVTMDPACPNSEALAVKDGLIVAAGTVEECRNALICDYESIDLSGCALFPGFIDTHLHPTVMVFYEMNADLGGTGSLEELIRVLREASNKGGAESWLVGLNFDEQKLTPPRLPSRHDLDAACPDRPLIVLRHDAHLIIASTRAIVAMGITAATPDPPAGVIDREADGHPSGVFREAAAHQVLSAMPMPDMGVYEKSGRDTFKKLASCGITSAGIVLQTSAEGPAGAAGAYDLLAMQLLLSHVPVNLYGLLITDDPAQVEAARQTVLHQGGNRIGGVKFYADGAFGSCTASMKEPYSDHPETKGLLMHPPDELYRRMLAAHLAGLQVCVHAIGDDANRLCAGLFSRLLAEHPMPGRRHRIEHASILDEETIALIARLKLVVATQPLFIHSEKHWLHKRLGPERAKRTYPFRSMLDAGIRLAGASDAPIESPEVLKAIECCVTREGFEPGQGITVMEALRMFTIDAAYAQFEENIKGSLTPGKRADMVILSRNPLKAPVSEIHNIRVEKTIVEGKTIYSRV, from the coding sequence ATGAAGGGAACAGGACATTTATACACGGGCGGCGATATCGTAACCATGGACCCCGCATGTCCAAATTCGGAAGCGCTCGCTGTAAAGGATGGCCTTATAGTTGCGGCCGGAACGGTTGAAGAATGCCGCAATGCCCTTATCTGCGATTATGAGAGCATCGACCTGTCCGGGTGCGCCCTCTTTCCCGGTTTTATAGACACGCATCTGCACCCGACTGTCATGGTATTCTACGAGATGAATGCCGACCTGGGCGGGACAGGTTCGCTTGAAGAGCTTATCAGGGTACTCCGGGAAGCCTCGAATAAAGGAGGGGCCGAGAGCTGGCTGGTGGGCCTTAATTTCGACGAGCAGAAGCTAACGCCGCCGAGGCTGCCTTCGCGGCATGACCTGGACGCGGCATGCCCTGACCGGCCGCTGATTGTGCTCAGGCATGACGCCCATCTGATTATCGCTAGCACGCGAGCTATCGTTGCAATGGGCATTACCGCAGCCACGCCGGATCCGCCGGCAGGCGTCATAGACAGGGAAGCAGACGGCCATCCCTCAGGCGTATTCAGGGAAGCCGCTGCGCATCAGGTGTTGAGCGCCATGCCCATGCCGGATATGGGCGTCTATGAGAAAAGCGGCAGGGATACATTCAAAAAACTCGCCTCCTGCGGCATAACATCCGCCGGCATCGTGCTGCAGACCAGTGCCGAGGGTCCGGCAGGTGCGGCCGGGGCGTATGACTTGCTCGCAATGCAGCTGCTCCTTTCCCATGTACCTGTAAATCTGTACGGCCTTCTTATAACAGACGATCCTGCACAGGTCGAAGCCGCCCGCCAGACCGTCCTTCATCAGGGGGGCAACCGGATTGGCGGGGTCAAGTTCTATGCAGACGGCGCCTTCGGATCATGCACGGCTTCAATGAAGGAACCCTATTCCGATCACCCGGAAACAAAAGGCCTGCTTATGCATCCGCCCGATGAGCTTTACCGGCGCATGCTGGCCGCCCATCTCGCAGGTCTTCAGGTCTGCGTACATGCGATAGGAGACGATGCCAACCGCTTATGCGCCGGTCTATTCAGCCGCCTTCTGGCAGAGCACCCGATGCCCGGCCGCCGGCACCGCATCGAACATGCATCAATCCTGGATGAAGAAACGATTGCACTTATCGCCCGTTTGAAACTGGTTGTTGCCACCCAGCCCCTGTTCATTCATTCCGAAAAGCACTGGCTTCATAAGCGCCTTGGCCCGGAGAGAGCTAAAAGGACCTATCCGTTCCGCTCGATGCTTGATGCGGGCATCCGTCTGGCCGGTGCTTCGGATGCGCCTATTGAATCCCCGGAGGTCCTGAAAGCGATAGAGTGTTGTGTAACGCGCGAAGGCTTCGAGCCCGGGCAGGGCATCACCGTCATGGAGGCCCTGCGTATGTTTACAATAGACGCAGCCTATGCGCAGTTCGAGGAAAACATAAAGGGCAGCCTCACTCCCGGCAAGCGTGCAGACATGGTCATCCTTTCACGCAACCCGCTTAAGGCTCCCGTCAGCGAAATCCATAACATCCGCGTTGAGAAAACCATCGTTGAAGGGAAGACAATTTACAGCCGCGTATGA